The Rhizoctonia solani chromosome 4, complete sequence genome contains a region encoding:
- a CDS encoding Fungal specific transcription factor domain, protein MAIPSKKQRIDDSPLPPDLGLKPVQLQRRRVWRACEGCRRKKIKCDGREPTCSQCSLTGNTCTWIQTKDRAALSRHYVQELEARLLHMEGLLGNNGIVIDPNSRPEAISRPASAAPAPASVVSPTVPPRPASAAGSAPGSPESTLSTEDELFEAAVPRIKKEEDEENVADQFGQLALDGHGQLRWIGGSSTLSLIEAFHSMSADPGSTPPPASKTPRLNVLYFPPSVIPGKLSALPGAEEVEYPERDLADKLVDTYFEKFHHTMPCIDKLSFLANYKKLMDDNGANSYPGFTSLVFAVFAVAARITTDPRIVRPPPFGALDSVDDTIRPTALVFYERSMMLYYIGQTVTQLAHVQTFVLLSSFLASINCLPQAWLLCGQAVRTGQDLGLHHLVGLFADFIIPQRSPRTLHLTPIDKETRRRAWWCVYGLDRMLAVALGRPVGIDDTDCDVELPVPLDDEALQDFFARKAVDRSSPSLMYGFIALTTLYKIAGKVLRSVYALDKCKGHLRVEKLAELQSSVDRLDSQLNAWCEELPDCFKSHPTTPKQVSLGAILCSTYYAILITLHRNFLPTRRNVRLSWNPSSHSVGKAVGAARSCIFLAQSIKDVIPRSHSIAFFIQYLFSAAVIVLLCLMHATDESAAQTALAEVDACLTCLESLEDAWPGARRCKELLQDLQTAAKETMRNLRARRAANAATGLNRARDGSPVVSERLRKTHRAGSASLSESRGVPVNGRMSRSMSAPKRARADSIEEGPSNPVVQRVASDNATPGSAAPSPTVETFNASQLHSLSSPSDVFAGSRTGHVRASSMDPLFSTPSPAFDSLNDFGHSMDFIHTGSAGDLGMSASPVFSSFDHGSSMFGAGPSWTTPRTTVDGTGAVASSSELPSFMQYGIYDSPGSNGATPPPADPFDVSGLPFSGLEGFLSSFAPGSTATSGDIMDSLWSNYKGPAGSDVRFDLGMNGSLVDAPDALS, encoded by the exons ATGGCCATTCCCTCCAAGAAGCAACGCATTGACGACAGCCCACTTCCCCCCGATCTCGGCCTCAAGCCCGTCCAGCTTCAGCGTCGCCGCGTGTGGCGGGCCTGCGAAGGATGCAG GCGAAAGAAGATTAAATGCGATGGCCGCGAGCCGACGTGTTCCCAGTGCTCACTAACGGGAAACACTTGCACATGGATCCAAACCAAGGACAGAGCTGCATTGAGCAGACA CTACGTACAAGAGCTCGAAGCAAGGCTCCTTCACATGGAGGGCTTACTAGGCAACAACGGCATCGTAATAGATCCCAATTCAAGACCGGAAGCCATTTCCAGACCAGCATCCGCAGCGCCCGCTCCAGCTTCTGTTGTATCGCCCACCGTTCCTCCACGTCCCGCTTCGGCAGCCGGCTCCGCCCCCGGCTCACCTGAGTCCACATTGAGCACGGAGGATGAGCTATTCGAGGCAGCGGTCCCACGTATCAAGAaggaggaagacgaggagaaCGTCGCAGACCAGTTTGGCCAATTGGCTCTCGATGGCCATGGTCAGCTGCGCTGGATCGGTGGCAGTTCTACTTTGAGCCTCATCGAGGCTTTCCATAGTATGTCCGCCGACCCGGGTTCTACTCCCCCGCCCGCGTCCAAAACTCCACGACTTAATGTTCTTTATTTCCCACCGAGCGTAATCCCAGGAAAGTTATCCGCTCTCCCCGGCGCCGAAGAAGTCGAATACCCAGAACGCGACCTTGCTGATAAGCTA GTCGATACCTATTTTGAGAAATTCCATCATACCATGCCATGCATCGACAAATTATCATTCCTTGCGAATTACAAAAAATTGATGGATGATAATGGTGCAAATTCATATCCTGGATTCACCTCGTTAGTCTTTGCGGTCTTTGCGGTCGCAGCTCGTATTACGACCGATCCTCGTATCGTTCGGCCACCACCCTTTGGCGCGCTAGATTCTGTTGACGACACGATCAGGCCCACGGCGCTTGTGTTTTACGAGCGCTCGATGATGCTGTATTACATCGGCCAAACCGTCACTCAACTCGCTCACGTTCAGACTTTTGTACTTCTCTCCTCATTCCTTGCCTCCATCAACTGCTTGCCACAAGCCTGGCTGCTATGTGGCCAGGCAGTGAGAACTGGCCAAGACTTGGGATTACAT CACCTCGTTGGATTATTTGCTGATTTCATCATTCCGCAGCGATCTCCCAGAACATTACACCTCACCCCCATTGACAAAGAAACTCGGCGAAGGGCATGGTGGTGtgtttacggacttgatag GATGCTCGCGGTGGCGCTCGGAAGGCCAGTCGGCATCGATGATACAGATTGTGATGTTGAGCTTCCGGTCCCATTGGACGATGAGGCACTTCAAGACTTTTTCGCCAGGAAGGCCGTAGATCGCTCATCACCTTCGCTTATGTATGGATTCATCGCTCTCACGACCCTCTACAAGATTGCCGGAAAGGTACTCCGATCGGTATATGCGTTGGACAAATGCAAAGGCCACTTGAGGGTTGAAAAATTAGCCGAATTGCAATCATCGGTCGACCGGCTCGACTCCCAATTGAATGCGTGGTGCGAAGAACTTCCCGACTGCTTCAAGAGCCACCCTACGACCCCTAAACAGGTATCGCTCGGCGCAATCCTTTGCAGCACATACTACGCAATCCTTATCACACTCCATCGTAACTTCCTACCGACCCGTCGCAACGTTCGGTTAAGTTGGAATCCATCTTCACATTCAGTCGGGAAGGCCGTTGGCGCAGCTCGCTCTTGCATTTTCCTCGCTCAATCGATCAAGGATGTAATTCCTCGATCGCATAGCATTGCGTTTTTCATTCAGTACCTGTTTTCGGCAGCGGTAATCGTGCTCCTGTGCTTGATGCACGCAACCGACGAGAGCGCTGCGCAAACTGCGCTCGCTGAAGTCGATGCCTGTCTTACCTGTCTAGAAAGTCTAGAGGATGCATGGCCGGGTGCCAGGCGATGCAAAGAATTACTCCAGGATTTGCAAACTGCCGCCAAGGAGACGATGAGGAATCTGCGGGCACGGCGCGCAGCCAATGCTGCCACGGGTCTGAACCGAGCTCGAGATGGCTCGCCCGTGGTCAGCGAGCGCCTGCGAAAGACACATCGTGCTGGATCTGCATCCTTGTCTGAATCCAGGGGTGTACCAGTAAATGGCCGTA TGTCAAGATCAATGAGTGCCCCCAAACGGGCCCGCGCGGACAGTATTGAAGAAGGACCATCCAACCCTGTAGTCCAACGCGTGGCCTCGGACAATGCGACTCCGGGAAGCGCAGCTCCCAGCCCAACCGTCGAAACCTTCAACGCGTCACAGCTCCATTCCCTTTCCAGCCCCTCTGATGTATTTGCTGGCTCCCGAACGGGACACGTCCGTGCCAGCAGTATGGATCCATTGTTTAGCACACCCAGCCCCGCGTTTGACTCGCTCAACGACTTTGGCCACTCGATGGACTTTATTCACACAGGGTCTGCAGGTGACCTTGGCATGAGTGCTTCCCCGGTATTCTCCTCGTTTGATCATGGGTCGAGCATGTTCGGGGCCGGTCCTTCCTGGACCACACCCCGCACGACAGTGGATGGGACCGGAGCGGTTGCCTCATCGAGCGAACTCCCCAGCTTTATGCAGTATGGGATCTATGACAGCCCCGGTTCGAACGGTGCGACCCCACCTCCTGCAGACCCCTTTGACGTCTCAGGGCTTCCGTTCTCCGGACTCGAGGGATTCTTGTCCAGCTTTGCGCCTGGTTCGACGGCGACGTCCGGCGATATCATGGATTCGCTCTGGTCAAACTACAAGGGCCCGGCAGGTTCGGATGTGCGGTTTGACCTGGGAATGAATGGATCCTTGGTTGACGCTCCTGACGCATTGAGTTGA
- a CDS encoding Fungal specific transcription factor domain yields MSNQVLNTCARALGKRPTVPRGRIAALSSPVRLTSTTPTNPPEVSSQASSSTAPRLSFGIGSGFFNSSRSSFQLSRTWPTTPESAELRVLLLRRDSTVNAIYDAYLRLMNNPFHLPLPRTMHQPTARPICHSTRNSPSRSHIPDASRRIRTDTSRLPFRVGADGSYGSPAGAYNVYLEIVKSDHKVTERTIALALLALVRRHKMWIFDDHVAAVTGEAYGIAERLVGDLLALQKDLTEPISPMCLDLACRSFKITGSLEKFMEMLKRGYGIDISQPDHLPVEFVERVQAIQKAIANKGGGAPLFPVPDIPKFSTHTLNTTLDMLGRSGKVREMVSAFEVLTTPLPANARRDRYQYDTWEDDEPEKASSNPASTSPRNWLANYVPSASPNTASLSFMIKHTVNFAKFDLCKHYLLLAIYLDRVSDYNLRQQLRSVLRARQEDTAAAELELNSKPKLPPSPNDTIPYVDPPIDIPRVAVSYEMFTKVWGLANQKAHMRTLRGLVRTVRRVIRRKRNDIYVYNMVLKAVPSLAAPIPALPEMDSEVEELAESEIPTWIHNMLKEREQSSRPRRFSLAAHTEMLEKETEKLESFLSHSVRGRDHTSARIQAEMERKQKRREEAIRAAEQLVIDAQKEKERQKAKKESPDDAELSSPLAPAV; encoded by the exons ATGTCAAACCAGGTTCTAAACACATGCGCTCGTGCTCTTGGAAAACGGCCAACGGTGCCTCGAGGGAGAATCGCTGCTCTATCCAGTCCTGTTCGATTGACGAGCACAACTCCCACCAATCCGCCAGAAGTCTCGTCCCAGGCTAGTAGTTCAACCGCACCTCGTCTATCCTTTGGAATCGGTTCGGGATTCTTCAACTCTTCTCGTTCATCGTTTCAGCTCTCGCGAACATGGCCTACTACTCCCGAATCGGCTGAGCTACGAGTGTTGTTACTCCGTCGGGACTCGACTGTGAATGCCATCTACGATGCATACCTGAGGCTCATGAACAATCCATTCCACTTGCCGTTACCCCGTACTATGCATCAA CCTACAGCCCGACCAATTTGTCATTCGACAAGAAACTCGCCTTCAAGAAGTCATATTCCAGATGCGAGCCGACGGATCCGAACCGACACTAGCAGACTACCATTTCGTGTTGGAGCAGATGGCAGCTATGGGTCACCAGCGGGGGCGTACAACGTTTATTTGGAGATCGTCAAGTCGGATCACAAAGTGACCGAACGCACGATCGCACTCGCCCTCCTTGCCTTGGTCCGCCGGCATAAAATGTGGATTTTCGATGATCATGTTGCGGCTGTAACCGGAGAAGCGTATGGAATCGCCGAGAGGCTCGTGGGGGATCTCCTGGCGCTGCAAAAAGATTTGACAGAGCCGATTTCCCCAATGTGTTTGGATCTGGCATGTCGTTCTTTCAAGATCACTGGGAGCCTAGAAAAGTTCATGGAAATGCTCAAGAGGGGCTATGGTATTGACATATCACAGCCAGACCACCTTCCGGTCGAGTTTGTCGAACGAGTACAGGCGATACAAAAAGCGATAGCCAATAAGGGAGGTGGGGCGCCACTGTTTCCTGTTCCAGATATTCCAAAGTTTAGCACTCATACGCTGAACACGACACTTGACATGCTTGGGAGATCGGGAAAAGTACGGGAAATGGTTTCCGCTTTTGAAGTCTTGACGACCCCACTTCCCGCAAACGCACGAAGAGACAGATATCAATATGATACTTGGGAAGACGACGAGCCTGAGAAGGCTTCATCTAACCCTGCTTCGACTTCTCCCCGAAATTGGCTGGCCAACTATGTTCCTTCTGCATCGCCCAATACCGCTAGTCTCTCGTTTATGATCAAGCATACAGTCAACTTTGCCAAGTTCGATCTGTGTAAACACTATCTCCTGCTCGCCATTTATCTCGATAGGGTTTCCGACTACAATCTCCGCCAGCAACTACGGTCAGTCCTCCGCGCCCGTCAAGAAGACACCGCAGCCGCTGAGCTCGAGCTCAATTCCAAACCCAAATTGCCTCCCTCGCCAAATGATACGATTCCATATGTAGACCCTCCGATCGACATACCGCGAGTGGCCGTCTCTTACGAAATGTTCACCAAAGTTTGGGGCCTTGCAAACCAAAAGGCGCATATGCGCACCTTACGGGGTCTAGTGCGAACGGTCAGACGAGTCATTCGACGGAAGCGCAACGATATTTACGTGTACAATATGGTGCTCAAAGCAGTCCCCTCTCTCGCTGCCCCTATACCAGCTCTACCTGAAATGGATAGTGAAGTTGAGGAACTGGCAGAGAGCGAAATACCTACGTGGATACACAACATGTTGAAAGAACGGGAGCAATCATCAAGACCGCGCCGCTTCTCGCTCGCCGCGCATACAGAGATGCTCGAGAAAGAGACGGAAAAATTGGAGAGCTTTTTGAGTCATAGTGTACGCGGCAGAGATCACACCAGCGCACGAATCCAGGCCGAGATGGAGAGGAAGCAAAAACGGAGAGAGGAGGCGATTAGAGCAGCTGAACAACTAGTCATCGACGCAcaaaaggaaaaagaaagGCAGAAAGCGAAAAAGGAGAGCCCCGATGATGCCGAGCTATCAAGCCCACTCGCTCCTGCAGTTTAA
- a CDS encoding acyl-CoA dehydrogenase yields MAPQNISAQPTAAPAMEMTMQPTIEQAQCQNQKQGFAARIRGGGAGKDCLMGALACFLCCECFEGCCECFADIVAVHVKCAARTTYGYSFAEFTSPSTWAFIESKFTPFGKETLAKVVDFVQNECLPAEKIFHAQISTDPKLRWATTPQFKAHYPDVGVPLTNVEYAVMAEIMGRVGQLASESMNCSAPDTGNMEVFARYGTPEQKKKWLVPLMNGEIRSAFSMTERFIASSDATNIQTSIRREGDEIVINGGFLGPGDPRCRVHLVMGKSDPKNPSPYKQQSIVIVPADAPGVRVIRPMQVFGYDDAPEGHCEIIYENVRVPASNIIAGWGKGFEVIQGRLGPGRIHHCMRSIGIAQRALDLMLERVTDERKKPFGKVLAEHGTVVANIAKSRAEIEGARLLVLSAAHQIDQFKAKGALKEIGIAKFVVPGMALQVVDRAMQVHGAEGISQDTPLAKLWAGLRTLRYADGPDEVHMQQIGQRELKRAARIRELSAAAQRKEDQLWKAAGIKPKL; encoded by the exons ATGGCTCCCCAGAACATTTCCGCCCAACCCACGGCTGCTCCTGCTATGG AGATGACGATGCAACCCACCATTGAGCAGGCTCAGTGCCAGAACCAAAAGCAAGGATTTGCTGCTCGTATTCGAGGAGGCGGAGCAG GCAAGGACTGTTTAATGGGCGCTTTGGCGTGTTTCTTGTGCTGCGAG TGCTTTGAAGGCTGCTGCGAGTGCTTTGCCGATATCGTC GCTGTCCATGTGAAATGTGCTGCTAGAACAACCTATGGCTATTCTT TCGCAGAGTTCACTTCGCCCTCGACTTGGGCTTTC ATTGAGAGCAAGTTCACTCCATTTGGGAAGGAAACTCTCGCGAAAGTAGTCGACTTTGTGCAG AACGAATGTCTTCCTG CCGAAAAGATCTTCCACGCCCAGATCTCTACGGACCCTAAGCTACGATGGGCTACCACACCCCAATT CAAGGCGCACTATCCTGACGTCGGTGTACCGTTGACAAATGTCGAG TATGCTGTGATGGCTGAGATTATGGGCCGAGTTGGTCAACTTGCCAGCGAATCTATGAATTGCTCTGCACCAGACACCGGAAACATGG AGGTCTTCGCTCGCTACGGAACACCCGAACAGAAGAAGAAGTGGCTTGTGCCGCTCATGAACGGCGAGATCAGGTCAGCATTCAGTATGACCGAACGATTCA TTGCTTCCTCTGACGCAACCAATATCCAAACATCCATTCGCCGCGAGGGAGACGAGATCGTCATCAACG GTGGATTTCTGGGGCCTGGTGACCCACGTTGCCGTGTTCATCTCGTTATGGGCAAGTCTGACCCTAAGAATCCTTCTCCATACAAACAACAGTCTATTGTGATTGTTCCTGCGGATGCACCTGGAGTGCGCGTTATTCGTCCAATGCAAGTATTTGGCTACGATGATGCACCAGAAGGTCATTGCGAAATCATTTACGAAAACGTTCGAGTGCCAGCGTCAAACATTATCGCTGGCTGGGGAAAAGGATTTGAGGTTATTCAGGGACGCCTTGG ACCTGGTCGTATTCACCACTGTATGCGTTCGATTGGTATTGCTCAGAGAGCGCTCGATTTGATGCTTGAACGTGTTACCGATGAGCGCAAGAAGCCTTTCGGAAAGGTTTTGGCCGAACATGGCACCGTCGTTGCCAATATCGCCAAGTCCCGTGCTGAAATCGAAGGTGCAAGGTTGTTGGTATTGAGCGCTGCCCATCAG ATTGACCAGTTCAAGGCCAAGGGGGCATTGAAGGAGATCGGTATCGCCAAA TTTGTTGTTCCAGGGATGGCGTTGCAGGTCGTTGACCGGGCGATGCAAGTACATGGTGCCGAAGGTATTTCTCAAGATACTCCTTTGGCAAAGTTATGGGCCGGACTGCGTACACTCCGCTATGCCGATGGTCCCGATGAG GTTCATATGCAACAAATCGGTCAGCGTGAGCTAAAGAGGGCAGCGCGCATCAGGGAATTGAGCGCCGCTGCTCAGCGCAAGGAAGACCAACTTTGGAAAGCTGCTGGTATCAAACCCAAGCTCTAA
- a CDS encoding elongator complex protein 2, with amino-acid sequence MFSHISTTYISASTNRHPHGASIIGSGLVALASHRFLGFWDTTDTNGHGVIATLPGHDEEITVVKAFSDTFVTGDKLGHVKIWRKRGDKWIASHSWRAHKEPISALSIFRSLILTGSSDATLKSWYRTQDETGDKIDEGQTIDLKRRYPLDIAVSSLPGSSALIIAVATTSRVIDVYLQASGQEIVFALSLEGHEDWIRALSFSPFSPESDDPSLTLASGGQDNYIRLWLIKPTVPKPVSLESTDPTDPTDELLDAFERSLNEVGLDEPGRQLSMREHVFSVRGSEGQAVTYSLSFDALLVGHEASVNSVSWKPGDSGAPQLLSSSTDASLIIWEPIDSGAGAIWGSVQRFGDVGGQRAGGFIGALWIDPTGIAGWGWHGGWRRWQRSSNEQEAWSEINAPTGHYGPVRGLAWSPEGEYIVSTSQDQTTRIHGPVGASRTWHELARPQVHGYDLTDAAFVGPGALRLAARPIGASLPPLGLSNKATDKLESSNEDMSLPQAPTRPPFDSELATITLWPETEKLFGHGYELHTLAVSPSGSLVATACRATSANHAVVRLHASSNWQPIGKPLSGHSLTITRIAFSHDERMILSASRDRSWRLFRQIEGSQGEYEPIGDNASHGRIIWDCAWSTDDKIFATASRDKTVRIWSGSEADLGKALSTIKLKEAATAVALTEYSQKQPGDPGAQTLNSLPCVAKIEP; translated from the exons ATGTTTTCCCACATATCCACGACGTACATCTCCGCATCTACGAATCGACATCCTCATGGTGCATCTATCATAGGGTCTGGGCTTGTTGCTTTGGCTTCGCATAGATTTCTCGGATTCTGGGATACAACG GATACTAATGGTCACGGTGTAATCGCGACTCTACCTGGTCATGATGAAGAAATCACCGTTGTAAAGGCATTCTCTGATACATTCGTTACTGGGGACAAGCTAGGCCATGTCAAAATTTGGAGGAAACGAGGCGACAAG TGGATAGCTTCACATTCTTGGCGTGCGCACAAGGAGCCCATATCTGCACTATCTATATTCCGGAGCCTAATCTTAACAGGTTCATCTGATGCAACGTTGAAGTCTTGGTATCGCACTCAAGATGAGACCGGTG ACAAAATCGATGAGGGCCAAACAATTGATCTAAAGCGGCGCTACCCCCTTGACATTGCCGTGAGCTCACTACCTGGGTCTTCTG CCCTGATCATCGCCGTTGCGACAACATCAAGAGTTATCGATGTATATCTCCAAGCCTCAGGGCAAGAA ATAGTTTTTGCACTTTCCCTCGAAGGTCATGAAGATTGGATCAGGGCACTCTCATTTTCCCCTTTCTCTCCAGAAAGTGACGATCCGTCTCTGACGCTTGCCTCTGGTGGCCAAGATAACTACATTCGACTTTGGCTTATCAAGCCTACTGTACCCAAACCCGTCAGTTTGGAATCAACAGATCCAACGGATCCAACAGACGAGCTACTAGATGCGTTCGAGCGCTCCTTGAACGAGGTCGGACTCGACGAGCCGGGGCGTCAGCTCTCAATGCGAGAGCACGTCTTCTCTGTGAGAGGTTCCGAAGGACA AGCAGTCACCTATTCTCTGTCATTTGATGCACTGCTTGTTGGACATGAAGCGAGTGTAAATTCTGTATCTTGGAAACCTGGTGATTCTGGGGCACCTCAACTCCTCTCGTCATCGACAGATGCATCCCTCATCATCTGGGAACCCATTGATTCCGGGGCGGGAGCTATCTGGGGTTCCGTACAGCGATTTGGTGACGTAGGAGGGCAAAGAGCCGGAGGGTTTATTGGCGCGCTCTGGATCGACCCGACAGGAATTGCCGGGTGGGGATGGCATGGTGGGTGGAGGCGTTGGCAGCGCAGCTCGAACGAACAAGAAGCTTGGTCCGAAATTAATGCTCCAACCGGTCATTACGGACCTGTACGAGGGTTGGCATGGTCTCCCGAAGGCGAATATATTGTGTCAACTAG TCAGGACCAGACGACTCGCATCCACGGTCCTGTAGGCGCTTCCCGTACCTGGCATGAACTTGCACGTCCGCAGGTACATGGGTATGATCTCACCGACGCTGCATTCGTAGGTCCAGGCGCATTACGTCTC GCTGCCCGCCCTATAGGAGCAAGCCTTCCTCCACTGGGGCTATCCAATAAAGCTACAGATa AACTGGAGTCATCCAACGAAGATATGTCACTCCCTCAAGCCCCCACACGTCCACCATTTGACAGTGAACTTGCAACAATAACGCTTTGGCCTGAGACCGAGAAGCTTTTCGGGCACGGATACGAA ttgcatacacTAGCCGTGTCTCCTTCAGGAAGTCTGGTAGCAACTGCATGCAGAGCCACTTCTGCAAACCATGCAGTCGTACGACTTCATGCGTCATCAAACTGGCAACCTATCGGTAAACCTCTATCAGGACATTCACTCACCATCACTCGAATCGCATTTAGTCACGATGAGCGCATGATACTCTCCGCGTCGAGAGATCGATCATGGAGGCTGTTCAGGCAGATAGAAGGATCGCAAG GAGAGTACGAGCCTATAGGGGATAATGCCTCGCATGGGCGTATCATCTGGGACTGTGCGTGGAGCACAGACGACAAGATCTTTGCCACAGCTTCGAG AGACAAAACCGTACGCATATGGAGTGGTTCCGAGGCCGACCTGGGCAAAGCACTCTCGACCATTAAGCTGAAGGAGGCCGCGACAGCCGTTGCACTCACAGAATACTCCCAAAAGCAA CCTGGCGACCCGGGTGCACAAACCCTCAACAGCTTGCCATGTGTAGCGAAGATCGAACCATGA